TCGCCCAGGACGGCGTCAACGTGCTGCGCGGCGGTTTCGAGTACACGCGCGTGGCCAACCCGACGTCCGCCGCGCTCGAGTCCGCCATCGCCGAGCTGGAGGGCGCGAAGTACGGGCGCGCCTTCGCCTCCGGCATGGCGGCGACGGACATCCTGCTGCGCGCGCTGCTGCGGCCGGGGGCGCACATCGTCATCCCGAACGATGCCTACGGCGGCACGTACCGCCTGGTGGACACCATGTTCGGCGACTGGGGCGTGGAGTACTCGGTGGCGGACCTCGGCAGCGTCGAGTCGGTGCGCGCGGCGATCAAGCCGACCACCACCGTGGTGTGGATCGAAACCCCGACCAACCCGCTGCTCACCGTGGGCGACATCGCCGGCATCGCGGCGGCCGTCAAGGAGGCCAACGCGGAGCTGGGGGCGAACGCGAAGCTGATCGTGGACAACACCTTCGCGTCGCCGTATCTGCAGCGCCCGCTGGAGCTCGGCGCGGACGCAGTGTTGCATTCGACCACCAAGTACATCGGCGGCCACTCCGACGTCATCGGCGGCGCGGTGGTCACCAACGATGCGGCGCTGGACGAGGAGCTGGATTTCCTGCGCGGCGGCATCGGCGCAACGCCGAGCGCCTTCGACGCCTACCTGACCGCCCGCGGCCTGAAGACCCTGGGCCTGCGCATGGACCGCCACTGCGACAACGCGGAGAAGGTCGCCGCGTTCCTGGCGACCCGACCGGAGATCTCGCAGGTGCTGTACCCCGGCCTGGAGTCGCACCCCAACCATGAGGTGGCCAAGGCGCAGATGAAGCGCTTCGGCGGCATGGTCTCGGCGCGCCTGGCCGGCGGCGCGGAGGCCGCGGCGAAGCTGTGCGAGTCGACCCGCGAGTTCCTGTTGGCCGAATCGCTGGGCGGCGTCGAGTCGCTCATCGAGGTCCCGGCGGGCATGACCCACCAGTCGACGGAGGGCACGCAGCTGGAAATCCCCGCCGACCTGGTCCGCCTGTCGGTGGGCATCGAGGACGCCGACGACCTCATCGCCGACCTGGCGCAGGCGCTCGACCGGCTTTAGGCGCAGTCGGCCGGGTGACCGACGTCACGGCGCAGCGCACCGTCGAGAGGTGCGCCGGTCAGCTCCCGCCCGTCGCCCAGTTCCCCGTGCCGGCCAGTGCGACGATGTCGTCGTGCAACGCGGCGACCGGCGGGGTCATGGCCGGCGTGCGGCGGCGGACCATCCCCAGATCCCGGTGGGCGGCCGGGGCGATCGGGCGCAGAACGACGCCGGTCGTGGGGAGGAAAGGGTCGTCGATGGGCAACAGCGCGACGCCCAAACCGGCGCTGACCAGCCCGGCGACGGTGGTCAACTCCATCGACTCGAAGACGAGGCGGGGGCGGAAACCGGCGGCGTCGGCAAGCGAATCCAGCAACAGGCGCGTGCCGTAACCCGGCCGCATCGCTATGAACGGGTCGCGTTCCACCGACCGCAGGCGCAGCGGGGCGGTCGACCCGGCCAGCCGGTGGTCGGCGGGCATGCCGATGGCCAGCCGCTGGCGGGCCAGGGGCGTCCACTCCAGCGGCCCGCCGTCCAGTGACTCCGGTGGCCGGGGCCCCACGAGGGCGAGGTCGGCCTCGTCGGCGAGCACGCGATCGACCAGCAGGCGCGCCGCACCCTGGTGCAGCGTGATCTCCGCGTCCGGGCGGGCGGCCCGCGCGGCGCGGAGGATTTCCGGGACCATCCACGTGCCCAGCGAATGCATGAAATCCAGGCGGACGGGACCGTGGGCCGGGTTGACCAGGCGGGAAACCTCGGCGGCGCCGGCGCGCAGGGACTCCGTCGCGGCGGTGGCGGCGTCGGCGAAGGCGCGGCCGCGGGCGTTGAGCTCGAGGCCCCGGCCATCGCGGTCGAACAGCTTCGCCCCGAGCGACGCCTCCAGCCGCGCCAGACGACGCGACAGCGTGGGCTGCGGGATGCCCAGATTCGCCGCGGAATCCCCCATGTGGCGGGTCCGCGCGAGATCCAGGAACCAGTCCAGGTCGGTGGGGATCATGGGTTTCACGGTAGCCGTGCAGGGGTGATGCTTCGCGGGCATCATGCGCGGCTTTCCCATGCATTGGACGCATGTTCGCATTTCATGGAGGATTCGATCATGGAGCAAGGTCGGACCCCGGAGGCCGGCGGCGGCCTGGCGCCCGGCGTGCCCGGCCACGGCCGCGCGCTGGTCGCCGTCGTGCTGGCGGGCGTGGCGTCGTACATGGCGCTGTACGCGACGCAGGCGCTGCTGCCGACGTTCACGTCGGACATGTCCGTCGATCCGGCGACGGCGGCGTTGACGGTGTCGGCGACGACGGGCGGCCTGGCCTGCGCGATCATCCCGGTGTCGGTGCTGTCGGAGCGTTTCGGGCGCCGCCGGGTGCTGCTCATCGGCGCACTGGCGGCCACGGCCCTGGGGCTGGCGTTGGCGGCCGCTCCGGGCATCGGGGCGCTGATCGCGATCCGCCTGCTGCAGGGCCTGGCCGTCGCGGGCGTGCCGGCGGTGGCCATGGCCTACGTGTCCGAGGAGGTCCACCCCGACCATGTGCCGCGGGTGATGGGCCTCTACGTCGCCGGCACGACGGTCGGCGGGTTGGCGGGCAGGATCATCCCGGCCGTGCTGGTCGACGTCGGCGGGTGGCGCGTCGCCGTGCTCGCATCGGCGGTCGTGTCCCTGGCGTTGGCGCTGGTCACGGCGTGGGTGCTGCCGCGGCAGCGTCGCTTCACCCCCAAGGAGCTCACGGTGGGCGGCGAAATCCGGGCGTTCGTCGGCCACCTGCGAAACCCGCGCCTGCTCGGCCTGTACGCGCTGGCCTTCACGTCGATGGGCGCGTTCGTGTCCATGTACAACTACGTCGGTTTCCGCTTGCGCGACACATTCGGGCTGCCCGCGAGCCTGGCCGGGTTGGTGTTCCTGATGTACCTGGCCGGCACGTGGGGGTCGGCGCGGGCGGGCGATTTGTCGGGGAAGTTCGGGCGCAGGCCGGCGACCGTGGGGGCAATCGCTTTGGCGTTGGCGGGCGTGGCCCTGGCGGCGACGCCGTGGTTGGCCGCGCTTCTGCCGGGGGTCGCGGTGTTCACGGGAGGCTTCTTCATCGCCCATTCGCTTGCGTCGTCCGCGGTGGGGCTCATCGCGGTCCGCGACCGTGCGGAGGCCAGTTCGATGTACCTGTTCAGCTACTACCTGGGTTCGTCGATGGTCGGGTGGTTCTCCGGGCATGTGCTGGAATGGGGCGGCTGGGGGACGCTGATGGGATGGTTGGCCGTGCTTTTCACGGCCGCCGCCGTCGCGGCACTCGCGGGGACGCGGGGAATCCCCGACCCCACCGGCGATGATGCTGAAACGGAATGAAAACGACCATCGCAATGCATTTGACGAATATCTGACGTCGTCGCAGCATGACGGGCATGAGCAACGTGCACCCCTCGGCCTCGGCACAGGAGTCCGCCGGCGCGGCCACGCCCGCGTCCACGGCGGCGGGCTCGCGTACGGACGCTTCCGTGCCGCCGGGCCTGACGCCCACCGACCCCGGCTTCCGCCGTGCGCTGGTGGCGGTGCTGTTCGCGGGCATCGCGTCGTTCCAGGCGCTGTACGCCACGCAGGCGCTGCTGCCGGTGCTGACGGATGACCTGGGCATCAGCCCGGCCACCGCCGCGCTGACGGTGTCGGCGACGACGGGTGGCCTGGCCTGCGCGATCATCCCGATGTCGGTGCTGTCGGAGCGTTTCGGCCGTCGCCCGATGATCCTCATCGGCGCGGTGCTGGCCACGGTGCTGGGCCTGACGCTGGCGCTGGCGCCCGGTGCGGCGGCGCTGATCGGAATGCGCCTGGTGCAGGGCGTGATCATCGCCGGCGTGCCCGCGGTGGCCATGACGTACGTGTCCGAGGAGGTCCACCCGCAGCACGTGCCGCGCATCATGGGCCTGTACGTGGCGGGCACGACGGTCGGCGGGCTGCTGGGCCGCATCATCCCGTCGGTGGTGCTGGAGTTCGGCGGGTGGCGCGTGGCGACGGTCGTGTCTTCCGTCGTCGCCTTCTCCTTCGCCCTGGCCACCGTGTGGCTGTTGCCGCGGCAGCGCCGGTTCACGCCGAAGACGCTGACGTTGGGCGGCGAGTTCCGGGCGATCGTCGGCCACCTGCGCAATCCCCGCCTGCTGGGCCTCTACGCCCTGGCGTTCCTGTCGATGGGCGGGTTCGTGTCGCTGTACAACTACGTCGGCTTCCGCCTGGGCGACACCTTCGGCCTGTCCGCCGGTGTCGCCGGGATGGTCTTCCTGCTCTATCTCACGGGCACGTGGTCGTCGGCGCGCGCCGGCTCCTACGCGCAGCGCATCGGGCGTCGCGAAGCAATGCTCGCCGCCATCGTGACCGCCATCGCCGGCCTGGCGCTGGCGGCCACGCCCTGGCTGGCGACGCTGCTGCTCGGCATCGCGCTGTTCACCGGCGGGTTCTTCGTGGCGCACTCGCTGGCGTCGTCGTCGGTGGGGCTCATCGCGACGTCCGACCGCGCCGAGGCCAGCTCGATGTACCTGTTCAGCTACTACCTGGGGTCCTCGGCGGTCGGGTGGTTCTCCGGCCACGTGCTGGACTGGGGCAGCTGGGGGGTGCTGGTCGGGTGGCTGATCGGCCTGTACGTCCTGGCGGGCGTCGCCGCGGTGGTGGGCACCAGCGGCATCCGGGCGATTCGCAGCCGGAAGACGGCTTAGCCGACGACGAGCTCGCCGTTGTCCGCCGCCATCTTCGCGGGCCCGGCGGGCTGGCGCGACGGGCCGGACACGACGTCGCCGGTGGCGATGTCGAAGTGCGAATTGTGCTCGGGGCAGACCATCACGCCGTCGCGCACGGCGTTGATGCGGCCGCCCTGGTGCGGGCAATGCACGGACCACGCCTTGAACACGCCCTCTTCCGGCTGGGTGACCACGTAGTCGCCGACCACCGTGCCGCCGCCGACCGGGATGTCCGCCGCCGCGACGCGCTCGACGTCGGAGCCGGGGGCGCACGCGGCGAGCAGGGCGCCGGCGGCGGTGGTGGCCGTGCCGAGCAGGAAGCCGCGGCGGGAGCAGGAGAACTTGGGGGCTGCCTTGTCGTTCATGCTCCTCAGGGTACCCGGCAGGGCATTGCTTTACGACGGGCCCTCGCGCCCCCGATCGGCCCGGAGCCGGGGAGTGGCGTCACCGCTTCGGCCGCTCCCCGAAGATCGCCCGACCCACGCGCACCGTGGTGGCGCCTTCGGCGATGGCCAGCTCGAAGTCCCCGGACATGCCCATGGACAGATCATCGAGGGTCACGCCGTCGGGAGCATTCGGAGCGATGCGGTCGCGCAGTTCCCGGAGCGTGGCGAAGCACCGGCGAACGTCGGCGTAGCCATCGGGGGACGACGGGTCGGCGATCATTGCCATGGTCATGAACCCGCGCAGCCGGAGGTTCGGATACGGGCCATCCGGGCTGAACTCATCGACGAATGCTGCGACGTCATCGGGGGCGAGCCCTGCCTTCTGCGGCTCATTGGACGTGTTGACCTGAATGAGCACGTCGAGGGTGCGGCC
This genomic stretch from Corynebacterium hansenii harbors:
- a CDS encoding Rieske (2Fe-2S) protein — translated: MNDKAAPKFSCSRRGFLLGTATTAAGALLAACAPGSDVERVAAADIPVGGGTVVGDYVVTQPEEGVFKAWSVHCPHQGGRINAVRDGVMVCPEHNSHFDIATGDVVSGPSRQPAGPAKMAADNGELVVG
- a CDS encoding cystathionine gamma-synthase, which codes for MSQADAAQSQAPGDGADYDSTRGAQRPERRFDTAAVRAGYHPDSLYGPVNVPIYASSTFAQDGVNVLRGGFEYTRVANPTSAALESAIAELEGAKYGRAFASGMAATDILLRALLRPGAHIVIPNDAYGGTYRLVDTMFGDWGVEYSVADLGSVESVRAAIKPTTTVVWIETPTNPLLTVGDIAGIAAAVKEANAELGANAKLIVDNTFASPYLQRPLELGADAVLHSTTKYIGGHSDVIGGAVVTNDAALDEELDFLRGGIGATPSAFDAYLTARGLKTLGLRMDRHCDNAEKVAAFLATRPEISQVLYPGLESHPNHEVAKAQMKRFGGMVSARLAGGAEAAAKLCESTREFLLAESLGGVESLIEVPAGMTHQSTEGTQLEIPADLVRLSVGIEDADDLIADLAQALDRL
- a CDS encoding MFS transporter; protein product: MSNVHPSASAQESAGAATPASTAAGSRTDASVPPGLTPTDPGFRRALVAVLFAGIASFQALYATQALLPVLTDDLGISPATAALTVSATTGGLACAIIPMSVLSERFGRRPMILIGAVLATVLGLTLALAPGAAALIGMRLVQGVIIAGVPAVAMTYVSEEVHPQHVPRIMGLYVAGTTVGGLLGRIIPSVVLEFGGWRVATVVSSVVAFSFALATVWLLPRQRRFTPKTLTLGGEFRAIVGHLRNPRLLGLYALAFLSMGGFVSLYNYVGFRLGDTFGLSAGVAGMVFLLYLTGTWSSARAGSYAQRIGRREAMLAAIVTAIAGLALAATPWLATLLLGIALFTGGFFVAHSLASSSVGLIATSDRAEASSMYLFSYYLGSSAVGWFSGHVLDWGSWGVLVGWLIGLYVLAGVAAVVGTSGIRAIRSRKTA
- a CDS encoding MFS transporter, giving the protein MEQGRTPEAGGGLAPGVPGHGRALVAVVLAGVASYMALYATQALLPTFTSDMSVDPATAALTVSATTGGLACAIIPVSVLSERFGRRRVLLIGALAATALGLALAAAPGIGALIAIRLLQGLAVAGVPAVAMAYVSEEVHPDHVPRVMGLYVAGTTVGGLAGRIIPAVLVDVGGWRVAVLASAVVSLALALVTAWVLPRQRRFTPKELTVGGEIRAFVGHLRNPRLLGLYALAFTSMGAFVSMYNYVGFRLRDTFGLPASLAGLVFLMYLAGTWGSARAGDLSGKFGRRPATVGAIALALAGVALAATPWLAALLPGVAVFTGGFFIAHSLASSAVGLIAVRDRAEASSMYLFSYYLGSSMVGWFSGHVLEWGGWGTLMGWLAVLFTAAAVAALAGTRGIPDPTGDDAETE
- a CDS encoding LysR family transcriptional regulator; the encoded protein is MIPTDLDWFLDLARTRHMGDSAANLGIPQPTLSRRLARLEASLGAKLFDRDGRGLELNARGRAFADAATAATESLRAGAAEVSRLVNPAHGPVRLDFMHSLGTWMVPEILRAARAARPDAEITLHQGAARLLVDRVLADEADLALVGPRPPESLDGGPLEWTPLARQRLAIGMPADHRLAGSTAPLRLRSVERDPFIAMRPGYGTRLLLDSLADAAGFRPRLVFESMELTTVAGLVSAGLGVALLPIDDPFLPTTGVVLRPIAPAAHRDLGMVRRRTPAMTPPVAALHDDIVALAGTGNWATGGS